From one Branchiostoma floridae strain S238N-H82 chromosome 3, Bfl_VNyyK, whole genome shotgun sequence genomic stretch:
- the LOC118411570 gene encoding uncharacterized protein LOC118411570, giving the protein MLESSLFCQMYYELKPERRACIIAIDFLNSPLVPYQQSQNSMRMVCYGRAGSTKPPRTLPVEKMHVYGDKRLLSALTTVLISLHPEKLRKEKDVVEEKPKSKDDLRQRLDYSKRLGDYVVKNIYEKNQDYTFKKKGVEGCHTQASGVLWWLGAPKA; this is encoded by the exons atgcttgaatcaagtttgttttgtcaaatgtacTATGAGTTGAAGCCTGAACGCAGGGCGTGCATTATAGCGATCGACTTCTTGAATTCCCCGCTGGTCCCTTACCAACAATCCCAGAATTCAATGCGCATGGTGTGTTACGGACGGGCTGGATCGACGAAGCCGCCAAGGACTCTTCCAGTTGAAAAG ATGCACGTGTATGGCGACAAGCGACTACTTTCAGCTCTCACTACAGTGCTAATATCTCTGCATCCTGAAAAGCTAAG aaaAGAGAAGGACGTGGTCGAGGAAAAGCCCAAGTCAAAAG ATGACCTAAGGCAGCGGTTGGACTACAGTAAGAGGCTAGGAGACTATGTGGTCAAAAACATCTATGAGAAGAATCAGGACTACACTTTCAAAAAGAAAGGTGTTGAAGGTTGTCATACACAGGCGTCGGGAGTTTTGTGGTGGCTAGGTGCTCCAAAAGCCTGA